A region from the Palaemon carinicauda isolate YSFRI2023 chromosome 16, ASM3689809v2, whole genome shotgun sequence genome encodes:
- the LOC137655563 gene encoding uncharacterized protein, translating to MYECYNARGISLLNVVGKVYGRVLINRIKDKTEDAILEKPAGFRKGRRFMDQIFTVEQICKKYLAKHDTALVIDSGEKLGRLVTWFGKVCDRRKLRVNGAKRKVMRIMGKEGSARLNVMLNGELLDEIAQFTNLGSVVAANGGVGADVRQSVN from the exons ATGTATGAGTGTTATAATGCAAGGggcattagtttgttgaatgtggttggaaaagtttatggaagagtgctaattaataggattaaggataaaacagaggatgcaatcttagaaaagCCAgctggttttagaaaaggtagaagattcatggatcagatttttacagttgagcagatatgcaagaaatatttagcaaaac atgatactgcatTGGTTATAGACTCAGgggagaagctgggtcgattagtgacatGGTTTGGGAAGgtgtgtgacagaaggaagttgagGGTTAATGGAGCTAAGCGTAAGGTTATGAGAATCATGGGAAAAGAGGgtagtgctaggttgaatgtcatgttgaatggagagttacttgacgaAATAGCTCAGTTTACgaatttggggtctgttgttgctgcaaatggtggagtgggagcagatgtacgccagagtgTGAATTAA